The stretch of DNA GGAAATTGTCGTACACTAAATTCTGGTTCTGCAAAGAACATTCCTTTTCGAGGCTGAATTAATGAGTCTAATACAAAAGTTTTAAAACCAGCATCCCATGTTTTTTCAGAAGCAATAACAATAATTTGATTTAAAGGTGCTCGCACTTTTAATAAAGGTCCTTTTTTTTCACCTTTTGAATCGCCACATCCAATTATCAAAATACTAAATAGAATACTTACAAAATATTTTAGGATATATTTCATGATACAATGGTTTTATTTTTTTATCAATAATTTTTGTCCTACTTTCAAATTAGTAGATTTCAATCCATTTAAAGCTTTAATGTTATCTGCTGAAATTCCTGGAAATTTCTTAGCAATGGTATACAAACTCTCACCACTTTTTACTGTATGATAAATAGGTCCCTTCTTATTTTTAGAACTTGATTTTTTTGATGATGTGCTGGATGATTTCCCTCCATACACTATTAATTTTTGACCTACTTTTAAATTATTTGAACGTAAATTATTCCACTTTTTCAAATCGGAAACAGACACCTTATAACGATTGGCAATAGTACCTAACACCTCTCCTTTTTTAACTGTATGAGTTGTTTTCTTCCCTTTAGATGAAGTTGTAGATTTTGATTTACCTTTTTTACCTGGATAAATCACTAAAGCTTGACCAATTTTTAATGTACTGGATTTCAATTTATTCCAATTCTTAATATCGGATACATTTACATTATACTTACTTGCCAAAAGTCCTAATGATTCCCCTTTTCGAACTTTATGTGTAATTTTATCTTTTACAACTTTATTACTATAAATCGTTAATTTTTGTCCTGCATATAAGTTTGAGGATTTTAACTTATTCCATGATTTAATATTTGATTGAGAAACACCATATTTAGTTGCAATTTTTGCTAAAATATCCCCCTTTTTAACCGTATAATATTGTTTTTTTCCTTTAGGTTTAGTAGATGTTGCTTTCTTTTTAACCGTTGGTGTCGTCGCTTTAGAAGAAGTACTATTCTCTACTACTTTAGGAGTTTCCTTATATTTTTTTATTTTGGTACGAAGTGTTAATTCTTGACCTGGAGAAACTGTAGCTCCTGATAAATCATTCCAAGCAATAATATCAGATATCCCTACACCATATTGATTTGCAATCATCGCCATCGTTTCATTTTCCTTTACTTGATGAGTTCGCTCTACTTCAACCAATGTAAAAGTACCAGCTTCTTCTTTCTTTGGGGAAGATTTTTCAATTGGTTGCTCTTTAGCTCTTTCTGCTTGAGCCGTCATTGAATAAATATAATTTTCTTGACCTACAAATTTACTTATATCACTTTGAGGCAACCTTAAAGCATATTGCTTACCCGATTTTCTCGGAATGTAATCATTCTTATATTGAGGGTTTAAAAATTCAATTTTTTCATATGGAACACCGGTAAATTTTGAAACATTTGAAAATGACAACTTATTTTTCACTAAAACCGTATCTGTTTCATAAAACGACACATCTAGACGACTGGGTTTTAAATTATGCTCTTTAGCATATTCAAAGAGATACGTCATCGCAATAAAAGAAGGAATATACCCTTGTGTTTCACGAGGTAAGTATCTTCTTATATTCCAATAATTCTTATACCCTCCTGATCTTTTAATCGCTTTATTTACGTTCCCTGCTCCTGAATTATAAGCTGCTAAAACTAAATCCCAATCTCCATATATTTTATAATGACGTTCTAAGTATTGACAGGCAGCTTCAGTAGATTTCAAAGGATCCATTCGCTCATCTACATAAGAATTGATTTCTAAATCATACATTTTTCCTGTAGAATGAATAAATTGCCATAATCCAATAGCTCCTTTATGGGAACCTGCTCTTGGATTCAACGTAGATTCTACAATAGCTAAATATTTAATTTCTAAAGGAATATTATATTTTGCTAACTTATCTTCAAATAAAGGAAAATAGTATTCTGCCAATCCCATCACTTTTCCCATCCAAGGACCCATTTTCAGATACTTTTGAACATACGCTTGTACAACTTCATTATATTCAATGTCTAATGGCGTTTCATTATTAAGCTTTTCTAATCGATTCTTTAATAATACAGGATCAATTGTTTTAATAACATCAGCATTATTACTTGCATAATCGTTATATAACAAGGTTTGATTCAAGCGTTCTGACCATTGAGAGTTTACTCCTTCCAAATATTGTCTATCAGCATTAGATAAATAAATACGATTTGCTTCTTTTTTTTCTACAGAAAGGGGTGTTATTCTATTTTCTCCGGTACTAGCACTAGGAACTTGCGCAATAGCGATAGCGGAGTATACAATACATAAATATAGAATCGTGTTTCTCATATAAGGTAATACTATGGAATGACAAAGCATTCCATAGTTATTTTTGGAATGCTTATATTCATCATAATTTAGTTATTATTTTGTTTCTTTTTCCTCTACTTTTTCTTGCTCTTCAGCCTCTTCTTTCGTTGCATTTTTAAATTCCTTAATTCCAGAACCTAGTCCTTTCATTAACTCAGGAATTTTTCTACCTCCAAATAATAATAATACGATAATGGCTATGATTAAAATCTCTTGACCTCCAAACCAGCCTAATATAGTTAATGTTTCCATTTTTACATTGTGTTTTTCTACCTAACAAAGGTATGGATTTTTGTCTAATTGTTAATCCAATAAGCAGGATTTTGTTTTGTTGAATTTTTCCATATTTGAAAATTCAATGTTGTTTTACCTGTTTTTGAATCTGTATATACTTTTCCTAATGATTGTTTTGTCTTTACTGTCTGTCCTTTGCTAACGTAGATTTCCCCTAAATTATTATAAACTGAGAAATAATTCCCATGTTGAACTAAAACAGCTTTATTCCCACCTGGAATAGAAATAATAGCCGAAACTTTCCCTTTAAAAACAGCTCTTGCTGAAGCTCCATTATTCGTTCCAATATCTATTCCATTATTGTTTACATAAACATTCAACCCAGGATATTTTTGTCTACCATATCCTTGTGTAATACGTCCGTTAGCGACAGGCCAAGGTAATTTTCCTTTATTGGCTACAAAACTAGAAGCTAATGCCTTTGCTTCTTTAGTTAGAGGCATACTAGTCACCTTAGCAGGAGTTTTGGGTTTAGGAGGTACTTTTTTCCCTTCTTTTTTTGCTTTTTCTCTTGCTAATCTCGCTTCTCTCTCTGCCTTTTCACGGGCTAAACGGGCTTCTCGTTCTGCTTTTTCACGTGCAATTCGAATTTCTTCTTTTATAATTGCTTCTATTTGAACTTGAACTTTTCGAGCTCTCTCTTCTTTTTTCTTAATCTGAGCTACAATTTCCTTTTTCTTAGATTCTAACTTTACAAGTAATTGTTGTTGTTCTTTCTTTTCTAAGGCTACTTTTGTTTTTTCTCTTTTTTGCTCTTCTAAGAGTTTTTCTTTTTCTTTTTTATCTTTTTCTAAGACTACAATATTCTCTTGAACGATCGTTTCCTTTTCTTTGATTTCTCTTACTTGTTCTTTTCGATAATTACCATAAGTTTTTATGTATTGGTAACGACGGTACATTTGTGAAAAATCATCTGCTGACAATATAAAAAGCAACGAATTAGTTTCATTTTTTCTTTGGTAAGAATTAACTAGAACCTGTTTATATTGCTTTTTTAATTGTGCTACTTCATCTTGTAATTGTTGAACTTCTTTTTGTTTTTCTTGAATTTCAGACTGTAAGATACTTTTCTCTTGTGCTATGTTTTGAATGATTTTTTCACGTGCTTTAATTTTACGTTCTAAATCTTGAACATAATCCAACAAAGTAGTAGCCTCTTTTTTATTTTGACTTAATTTAGTATTTAAACTTTTTATTTCCGATCGTAACTTTTTATTTTCAGCCTGTAATTTTGTTTTCTTACTTTGTGCAAGTAAAAAACTTGATAAAAAAACAGCTACAAATAAACTAAGTCGAAAAAAATATCGCATCAAAAATTAATTTTCTTATAATTAGTCGGTAATTTAAACGGTGTTTGTATTGCTGTATTGGTTTTAATGGATTTATGTTCCATATTGACCTCTATATTTTTTTTATCAAACACTTTCACTTGCATTTTTTTAGGAAAATACTGTCCTCCCACTAATGTGAAATCAGAATATAAAACTTCTACTTTTGTGCCTGTATCAGGTTTAGTAAACGATTGCTTTGTTACTACAAAATTTTGGTTTAACTCAATCGTTCTGGCTACATCCGTTTTTGATTTATCTTTAATCAATTTATCATTATCCTTGTATGTAAAAACATAACCAGCCGTATTCTTCTTAAAATCATAATCTTGAGTATTCAGTTTAAAAAGAGGTCTTCCTGTTAATAATGATTCAATTTGCTCATATTCTAAATCTTTTAATTGAATTTTATCTTCAATAAAAGAATAATCAGAGTCAAAATATACTTTTTTAGGAAATTTAGCATATCCTTTCGCTCCGTCTGGTGTAATTAAAGCTCTTCCTAATGGGACAATCATGGAAGCATTTGCCCAAATCAATTCATTATTACGAATATTTGTTTGTATGCTTACCTTAGGTTGGCTACTCCCATTTTTTATATATTGCAACCGACTATTAAAAGAAATAGTAGAGTCTTGAATATAGGTTTTCTGAACCTGGTCCAAAACTGCTGTAAAATTGGCTACGTCTTTTGAAGGATTTTCTTTATCCACTATTTTTTTATGAGTTCCACAACTCACAAATAAAGCAATAGTAAAAACTGTATAAACTATTTTTTTAATCATTTTCTTTAAAATCTAATACCGAATAATCTCCCAAACTTACATTACGAGCAACACCTACATAAGTTGCATTATTCCCAATCATGGCTTTATTTAAATTGGCATTGGTAATAACTGTATCTTTTTGAATTAAAGATTCGGTAATGTTACAATCTTCTATACGCGTTCTTTTTCCTACAGAAACATACGGTCCAATTTTTGAATTTTTAATTACAGCTCCTTCTCCAATATAGCAAGGAGGAATAATCAAAGTATCTTCAATTAAAGCAGACTCATCAATCAATTGTTCAACACCGTCTTTTAATTTCAATGTTTTTGAATTGGTTTCAATCGTTACCTTTTTATTCCCACAATCCATCCATTCATTTACCTTTCCTGGAATAAATTGGGTTCCTTTTTCTTTTAAATTTTCTAATGCATCTGTTAATTGATACTCTCCATTAACAATAACTTTATTATCAATTAAATATTGTAATTCATTTTTTAAAGCATTCCCATCTTTAAAATAATAAATTCCAATAATAGCCAAATCAGAAACAGGTGTTTGAGGTTTTTCAATCAATTCTGTAATAAACCCATCATCATCTAATTTTACTACACCAAAGGCACTTGGATCATCTACTTGCTTTACCCAAATTACACCATCTGAATCAGCATCAATTTTAAAATCAGCTGTAAATAACGTATCGGCAAAAGCCACCACAACAGGTCCTTCAAGAGAATCTTTTGCACAATGAATCGCATGTGCAGTTCCTAGAGGCTGATCTTGTTGGTAGATAGTCCCTTTTGCACCAAGGCGTTCTGCTATCGTAATTAAATCATCTTCTACTTCTTTTCCAAAATCTCCTATAATGAAAGCAATTTCTTCTACTTTTTCATTTAAAACCTCCGTGATATCTTCAACTAATCGTTGTACAATTGGTTTTCCTGCGATAGGAATTAATGGTTTTGGTACGGTTAAAGTATGAGGACGAAGTCTAGATCCGCGTCCTGCCATTGGAACAATAATTTTCATCTTTTCTAAGTAGTTTTATTATTTTAGACTTTTTTAATTATCTAAAAGTGTATTCATTTTTTCATTTCATTTTTTTATTCAAAGAACGGGAAGGTTATACTCCTGTACTTCCAAATCCTCCAGCTCCTCTTTCTGTTTCATCCAAATTGGTAACCTCTTCCCATTCAGCACGCTCATGCTTTGCAATAACCATTTGAGCTACACGCATTCCGTCTTTTACAACAAAATCTTCATTTGAAACATTAGCTAAAATCACGCCAATTTCACCACGATAATCAGCATCGATCGTTCCTGGAGAATTTAAGCATGTAATTCCTTTTTTTAAAGCTAAACCACTTCTTGGGCGAACTTGAGCCTCAAAACCAACTGGAACAGCCATAAAAAGACCTGTTGGAATCAATTTCCTCTCTAATGGTTTTAAAACTATATCGTCTTCTATATTCGCACGCAAATCCATTCCAGCAGAAGCTATCGTCTCATAAGATGGTAATTCATGCTTGGACTTATTTATAATATTAATTTTCATTTCTTCACTCTTTTATCTTCTGATAAATTGTTTTATCATTTTAAATTCTACCAAAAATATAACGATTAAATAGATTATCAAAATTATGTTATTGATGATTATTCCTAAATCATAGTTAAATAAAATATATGCTAAAGCAGAACTTGTTAATAAATAACTTAGAATTCTCTTTACTTCGTATGGTATTGGGTTATTTTTTCGACTTAAAATATACGATAAAATCAACATTATGGAATAGGCCACCAAGGTAGTCCATGCCGCTACAACAAAATTTTTTGTTACAGCTAAAACTCCCATATTTCCTATGAATGTAATTACAACTCCTGCTAATGAAAAAAACATTCCATAATAGGTTTTATCAATTACTTTATACCAAATGGACATATTACGGTAAATTCCCAATATCAAGTTGGCTAACAAGATAATGGGAACAATTGTTATTGCTGTAAAATAAATTGGATTCCCAATTACAAGATTTTTTAACCAATCTAAATTGGCCAATACCCCTATATAAACGACACATCCTAAAATGGTGTATACAGTAATTGCCTTGGCATAAATTTGATCCTTTCCTTTATTTCCCATTTGTTTGAAAAAAAAAGGCTCTACCCCCATTCGAAAAGCCATTTCATACAACATGATAAAGACCCCTAATTTATAACACGCTCCATAAGCTCCCGTTATTTCTTCACCTAGTGTTGTTTTCATAAAGATTTTATCAAATGTCTCATTTAAAGCATATGCTATCGAAGCTAATGCAATAGGAGCTCCAAAGCGAAACATTTTTTTAGATAAAGACAGATTAAACACTCCTTTTCTCAAAATGGTTACAAACTCACTGCTGATAAATAGAAAACTACAAAAACTTGCTATCAATGTAGCTAAAACAATCATCCCTCCTTCATTTGTACTTTCTTTTATTCTATTTATAAGAGGATTATCCCAGTTAAACAATAAAACTAAGGCTAAAGTATTTACAACAACATTTAAAAATTTTAGTGTTGAAAATTTAATGGACTTCTCTTCTAATCTCAAATAAGTATAACCTAATGCCAAGAAGGTATCAAAAGTGACAATTAAAATAGCAAACAAAGCATATTCAGGAGGGTAATTTCTAAAAGCAGCCAATTCGGGGTAAAATGAAAAGCCTAGAATTAAAAACATCATAACTCCTACTCCGACCGTATAAATAGCTGTTTTAGTAACCGTATGTTTATTATTCTCTTGTGATGCAAAACGGAAGATTGCAGTTTCAAACCCAAATGTTAAAACTTGAATCATCAAAAAATCGAACAAAAACACATCATTTACATTAGCAAAGGCTTCTTTGGGTAAAATCTTTGTAAAAAAATAGGTGAATACTAAATTTATAGCACGTGGCAAAGCTGTTCCTGCACCATAAATGATAATATCTTTAATGAGTTTTTTATACAATTTTATTTTTGATTTAAGTTAAACTTAACCACTACAAATGTAACAGATATTTTATCATTAAAATAATTTGAAATAGAATTCCTAACTCTTATTAAAATAACTTTTGTTTATATTTGCCTTTATGAATTCAAAAATTGGTGTCATAGGGAACGGTAGTTGGGCTACGGCAATTGTTAAAATGCTAACGGAAACTCAAGATGAAATTTACTGGTGGTTTCGTTCAAGAACTTCTGCTAAATATCTATTAGAAAATGAACATAACCCTAATTATTTAAGTTCTGTTGAATTTGATTTAGAAATGCTTAAAGTCACAACGGATATCAACGAAATTGTTTCTCAATGTGATTATTTAATTTTGGCAGTCCCTTCTATTTATGTAACCAATGCTTTTAAAAAACTAACTATTCCATTAGATAATAAATTCATTTTTTCAGCTATCAAAGGTATTGTCCCTGAAGACAACATGATTGTAGGGGATTTTTTACATAAAAAATATGATGTTGATTACAAAAACATTGGTGTGATTTCAGGTCCATGTCATGCTGAAGAAGTAGCTATGGAACGTTTATCATATTTAACCATTGCATGTAAACAGGAAAGTCAAGCACAATTTATAGCTCAGGCTTTATCTTCTGACTTTATTAAGACCAAAATTTCAGATGATATTTTTGGAACTGAATACGGTACTGTTTTAAAAAATATTTATGCTATTGCAGCAGGAATTGCACATGGGTTAGGTTATGGAGATAATTTTCAAGCTATTTTAATGTCTAATGCGATTCGTGAAATGGAAAACATTGTACAGCAAGTTCATCCAATCGACCGAAACATCAATAATTCAGCTTATTTAGGAGATTTATTGGTAACAGGTTATTCTTTCTTTAGTCGTAATAGAATGCTTGGAAATATGCTTGGAAAAGGTTATACTGTTCGTTCTGCTATTTTGGAAATGAGTATGGTTGCAGAAGGTTATTATGCTTCTAAAGGGATTCATAAAATAGTAAAAAGCAAAAACATTAACGCTCCTATTTCTGAGACTGTTTATCGTATTTTATATAAAGAAAAAAATCCAAAACGCGAATTTGAAAAACTTTGTGATGTCTTAGACTAAATTAAATAGCTAGCAAAAAGGTTTAAAACCAAAAACCTAAACCTATATTAAATGTACTAGTTTCTGTTTCAGTAGTAAAAGCATAATTAAAAATTAAAGGTCCCAAAGGAGAGTTATATCCATACTGAACTCCTAACCCAAAATGATCATCATATCGACTTAAATCTTTGATTTCTTTTCCTGAACTTAAAACATTCATAAAACCATTAATATAATGATTTTTAAACAAATTATATTGTAGATTACCTCCTAATAATATATAGTTATTTGTTCTAATTTCCATAAAATCATACCCATAGAACTTTTGATAATTCACTAAAGATTGCTCATTAAAGCCTCCTAAGTAAAATTGTTGTCCATAAGGCAAATCTTCATCCGATAATGTCAACCCTAGACCACCATTTAATTTAAATGTGAAATTTTTATTGATTGGGAAATTAAATTCAGAGTTTACTTTAAAATATGAATTGGTTTCAGATGTTGTCTCATCATTAGATGCTACAATCCATTTGTATTTTGCACTAGCCAACACCCCTTTTTTTGCAAAATTAGGTTGGTCTCTATTATCAATCTTTGTGTATAGGTAAGGTCCAAAATAATTATTCCGACCTAAATTTGTAATATCAGAATCTACAACTAAGCTATTATTTTTTATCTTAATATTATCATATTCTAACCCCAAACCGAAAGCATAACGATCAAATAAAGTAGATTGAATAAAAGCTTGAAAATTATGTACTCTAAACTCATATTCTAAATCAAAAAGTTTTGCTTCGTCAAAAATACCATTAAACTCTACATCTCGATACGAATAATTAACTCCAAAACTTGGTTTTGCACCATTATCAATTAAATAATTTACATTAAATCGTAACTTATCTCCTAAAATAACGTCAGTTGACAAAAAAGAGTTCTTCCAAAAAATATTTTTAACAGTTAAATTAGTTAAAAACCCCGTTTTGTACACATTGTCATAATGAAGTCCAAATTTCAGGTACATTCTACTTTTTTCTTCTTCTAATTGATATACAATTCTTTTCCCGTACAAATCATCTCGCACTAAAAAATCAATTTGTGAAAAATTACCAGTAGCATAGAGTCGATCAATTGAATTAACTATTTCATTGTATGGTATTTCTTGAGGCACATCAATATCAATCTTACCCAATAAATAATCTGATGTATAATGTTCTGCTCCAATCAATTCTATTGAGGTTACGACTAAAGAATCTTGTTTATGAATATCATGTTTAATAGTTCTAAAAGTATTGGGCTTTCTACAATGCTCTGGAATTAACTTCAAAATAGTATCTAGTTTATTTTCAGTAGCGGTTACACCTCTTTCAATTAAATCCTTTTTCGCATCAAAATCGGTCACACCATAGCCCTCTACATTGGCATTAATGAAGATATCAGTATGTTTTTTTTGAAACTCTAAATTTTCCTGACTTTTTAAAGTCGCAATTTGTTCTAAAATTTTTGTAATGCTTTTCATTTCTTCACGTGAAACATTATCATCCTGAACATCAACTCCGATAACTAAATCAGCTCCTTTATCACGCATTTCTTTCACAGGAAAATTATTCACAACTCCTCCATCTACCAATAATCTCCCGCCAATTTCCTGAGGAGCAACTAAAGTTGGGAAAGCACCACTAGCTAAAATATCATGTGCTAAAAAACCTTTATCTAAAATTACTTGATCTCCTGTTTCTAAATCAGTTGCAATACAGTAAAAAGGTGTAGACAGCTGTTCAAAATCATTTACACTATGTACATGCCGTGTTAACGTAGTTAAAACCTTATTGGTTCCTTGTCCTTTTGAAATAGCGTGGGGCATTTTAATTTTAAAATTATCAAAAGGTAATTGCAAAATATATTTCTCGGCATATTTTTTATCAAAAAAAGGAATCATTTTTCGTTTACGAGGAGAAAGAATTGCTTCTCCTAAATCAATATTGTATACAATACTATCTAATTCTTCCGCAGTGTACCCAGACGCGTATAGTCCACCAATAATAGCTCCCATACTCGTACCTCCAACTCGATCGGGATAAATATTATTTTTTTCCAATACTTTAAGTGCTCCAATATGTGCATATCCTTTTGCTCCACCACCACTTAATACAAGTCCTATAGTAGGACATATAGAATCATTTTTTTCTTGTCCCCCTAAAAAAAGAGTCATCAAAAAAACGAAGAAAAAGGTATATGTAACTTTTGAAAATCGCATCTATTCAAATGTAATGAAAATTAGCCTCATACATCTATTAGTTAACCCTAAAAAATCTAATTTATTGTATCAATTTTTTATAAATCGAGTGTATGAGAATTTAAATTCTCTAAATTTTCATAATAATGATCGATCTTTAACACCTCTTTTTTACTTGCTTGAACAGCTAAAAAATCACAACGTTCATTTTGAGGGTGATGATTATGTCCTTTTACCCATTGAAAAGACACCTTATGTTTTCGGTATACTTTTAAAAAACGTACCCATAAATCAGGGTTTTTTTTCCCTTTAAATTGTTTCTTCTCCCAACCTAAAACCCATTTTTTCTCAACAGCATTCACAACATATTTTGAATCTGTCGTAATTAAAACTTGTTGTTTTTCTTTCGTCAATTTCTCTAAAGCAACAATAATAGCAAGAAGTTCCATACGATTATTAGTTGTTTTTCGAAAGCCTTCTGAAAACTCCTTTATATAAGAAGTCCCTTCAACTTGCATCAAAATACCATAACCTCCCGGACCTGGATTACCTCGTGATGAACCATCTGTATAAATAAGGATTTTCATTAATTATTCTT from Flavobacteriaceae bacterium UJ101 encodes:
- the dut|DUT gene encoding DUTP diphosphatase (This enzyme is involved in nucleotide metabolism: it produces dUMP, the immediate precursor of thymidine nucleotides and it decreases the intracellular concentration of dUTP so that uracil cannot be incorporated into DNA; Belongs to the dUTPase family.; KEGG: bth:BT_3461 dUTP pyrophosphatase) yields the protein MKINIINKSKHELPSYETIASAGMDLRANIEDDIVLKPLERKLIPTGLFMAVPVGFEAQVRPRSGLALKKGITCLNSPGTIDADYRGEIGVILANVSNEDFVVKDGMRVAQMVIAKHERAEWEEVTNLDETERGAGGFGSTGV
- a CDS encoding glucose-1-phosphate thymidylyltransferase (Belongs to the UDPGP type 2 family.; KEGG: pca:Pcar_0276 glucose-1-phosphate thymidylyltransferase), with amino-acid sequence MKIIVPMAGRGSRLRPHTLTVPKPLIPIAGKPIVQRLVEDITEVLNEKVEEIAFIIGDFGKEVEDDLITIAERLGAKGTIYQQDQPLGTAHAIHCAKDSLEGPVVVAFADTLFTADFKIDADSDGVIWVKQVDDPSAFGVVKLDDDGFITELIEKPQTPVSDLAIIGIYYFKDGNALKNELQYLIDNKVIVNGEYQLTDALENLKEKGTQFIPGKVNEWMDCGNKKVTIETNSKTLKLKDGVEQLIDESALIEDTLIIPPCYIGEGAVIKNSKIGPYVSVGKRTRIEDCNITESLIQKDTVITNANLNKAMIGNNATYVGVARNVSLGDYSVLDFKEND
- a CDS encoding lysophospholipase NTE1 (Intracellular phospholipase B that catalyzes the double deacylation of phosphatidylcholine (PC) to glycerophosphocholine (GroPCho). Plays an important role in membrane lipid homeostasis. Responsible for the rapid PC turnover in response to inositol, elevated temperatures, or when choline is present in the growth medium (By similarity); Belongs to the NTE family; Contains 2 cyclic nucleotide-binding domains; Contains 1 patatin domain.) — protein: MRFSKVTYTFFFVFLMTLFLGGQEKNDSICPTIGLVLSGGGAKGYAHIGALKVLEKNNIYPDRVGGTSMGAIIGGLYASGYTAEELDSIVYNIDLGEAILSPRKRKMIPFFDKKYAEKYILQLPFDNFKIKMPHAISKGQGTNKVLTTLTRHVHSVNDFEQLSTPFYCIATDLETGDQVILDKGFLAHDILASGAFPTLVAPQEIGGRLLVDGGVVNNFPVKEMRDKGADLVIGVDVQDDNVSREEMKSITKILEQIATLKSQENLEFQKKHTDIFINANVEGYGVTDFDAKKDLIERGVTATENKLDTILKLIPEHCRKPNTFRTIKHDIHKQDSLVVTSIELIGAEHYTSDYLLGKIDIDVPQEIPYNEIVNSIDRLYATGNFSQIDFLVRDDLYGKRIVYQLEEEKSRMYLKFGLHYDNVYKTGFLTNLTVKNIFWKNSFLSTDVILGDKLRFNVNYLIDNGAKPSFGVNYSYRDVEFNGIFDEAKLFDLEYEFRVHNFQAFIQSTLFDRYAFGLGLEYDNIKIKNNSLVVDSDITNLGRNNYFGPYLYTKIDNRDQPNFAKKGVLASAKYKWIVASNDETTSETNSYFKVNSEFNFPINKNFTFKLNGGLGLTLSDEDLPYGQQFYLGGFNEQSLVNYQKFYGYDFMEIRTNNYILLGGNLQYNLFKNHYINGFMNVLSSGKEIKDLSRYDDHFGLGVQYGYNSPLGPLIFNYAFTTETETSTFNIGLGFWF
- a CDS encoding membrane-bound lytic murein transglycosylase D (Murein-degrading enzyme. May play a role in recycling of muropeptides during cell elongation and/or cell division (By similarity); Belongs to the transglycosylase Slt family; Contains 2 LysM repeats.), with the protein product MLCHSIVLPYMRNTILYLCIVYSAIAIAQVPSASTGENRITPLSVEKKEANRIYLSNADRQYLEGVNSQWSERLNQTLLYNDYASNNADVIKTIDPVLLKNRLEKLNNETPLDIEYNEVVQAYVQKYLKMGPWMGKVMGLAEYYFPLFEDKLAKYNIPLEIKYLAIVESTLNPRAGSHKGAIGLWQFIHSTGKMYDLEINSYVDERMDPLKSTEAACQYLERHYKIYGDWDLVLAAYNSGAGNVNKAIKRSGGYKNYWNIRRYLPRETQGYIPSFIAMTYLFEYAKEHNLKPSRLDVSFYETDTVLVKNKLSFSNVSKFTGVPYEKIEFLNPQYKNDYIPRKSGKQYALRLPQSDISKFVGQENYIYSMTAQAERAKEQPIEKSSPKKEEAGTFTLVEVERTHQVKENETMAMIANQYGVGISDIIAWNDLSGATVSPGQELTLRTKIKKYKETPKVVENSTSSKATTPTVKKKATSTKPKGKKQYYTVKKGDILAKIATKYGVSQSNIKSWNKLKSSNLYAGQKLTIYSNKVVKDKITHKVRKGESLGLLASKYNVNVSDIKNWNKLKSSTLKIGQALVIYPGKKGKSKSTTSSKGKKTTHTVKKGEVLGTIANRYKVSVSDLKKWNNLRSNNLKVGQKLIVYGGKSSSTSSKKSSSKNKKGPIYHTVKSGESLYTIAKKFPGISADNIKALNGLKSTNLKVGQKLLIKK
- a CDS encoding sec-independent protein translocase protein TatA (Part of the twin-arginine translocation (Tat) system that transports large folded proteins containing a characteristic twin-arginine motif in their signal peptide across membranes. TatA could form the protein-conducting channel of the Tat system; Belongs to the TatA/E family.), with product METLTILGWFGGQEILIIAIIVLLLFGGRKIPELMKGLGSGIKEFKNATKEEAEEQEKVEEKETK
- the gpsA gene encoding glycerol-3-phosphate dehydrogenase (NAD(P)(+)) (Belongs to the NAD-dependent glycerol-3-phosphate dehydrogenase family.; KEGG: lca:LSEI_0947 glycerol-3-phosphate dehydrogenase (NAD(P)+)), which produces MFIFAFMNSKIGVIGNGSWATAIVKMLTETQDEIYWWFRSRTSAKYLLENEHNPNYLSSVEFDLEMLKVTTDINEIVSQCDYLILAVPSIYVTNAFKKLTIPLDNKFIFSAIKGIVPEDNMIVGDFLHKKYDVDYKNIGVISGPCHAEEVAMERLSYLTIACKQESQAQFIAQALSSDFIKTKISDDIFGTEYGTVLKNIYAIAAGIAHGLGYGDNFQAILMSNAIREMENIVQQVHPIDRNINNSAYLGDLLVTGYSFFSRNRMLGNMLGKGYTVRSAILEMSMVAEGYYASKGIHKIVKSKNINAPISETVYRILYKEKNPKREFEKLCDVLD